From Sphingomonas hengshuiensis, one genomic window encodes:
- a CDS encoding CoA-acylating methylmalonate-semialdehyde dehydrogenase translates to MRMIHHFIDGAAVTDAAARLGDVFDPALGKVQAQVTLGDAAMVARAVASAKAAQPGWAALNPQRRARVMFRFKELIEQHMDELAEMLSREHGKVIADSKGDIQRGLEVVEFVCGIPHLLKGEFTEGAGPGIDVYSMRQPIGIAAGITPFNFPAMIPLWMCAPAIACGNAFIIKPSERDPSVPVRLAELALEAGLPEGILNVVHGDKVVVDAILDHPDVKAVSFVGSSDIAQYVYGRGAANGKRMQCMGGAKNHGIIMPDADLDQAVADIVGAAYGSAGERCMALPVVVPVGEETADRLREKLVAAIADLRVGVPTDPDAQYGPVVSAAHKARVEAYIQMAIDEGSELVVDGRGLSLQGYEDGYFMGPTLLDRVTPTMRSYNEEIFGPVLQMLRASSFEEAVSYPTGHQYGNGVALFTRNGDLARKFMSSVEVGMVGINVPIPVPVAYHSFGGWKRSGFGDLNQYGMDGIRFYTRTKTVTQRWPSGGAVLDQSFVIPTMR, encoded by the coding sequence ATGCGAATGATCCATCACTTCATCGACGGCGCCGCGGTGACCGACGCCGCCGCGCGGCTGGGCGACGTGTTCGACCCGGCCCTTGGCAAGGTCCAGGCACAGGTGACGCTCGGCGATGCCGCTATGGTCGCCCGTGCGGTGGCGAGCGCCAAGGCGGCGCAGCCGGGCTGGGCAGCGCTCAACCCGCAGCGCCGCGCGCGCGTGATGTTCCGCTTCAAGGAGCTGATCGAACAGCATATGGACGAACTCGCCGAGATGCTGTCACGCGAGCATGGCAAGGTGATCGCGGATTCGAAGGGCGACATCCAGCGCGGGCTCGAAGTCGTCGAGTTCGTCTGCGGCATTCCGCACCTGCTGAAGGGCGAATTTACCGAGGGCGCCGGGCCCGGCATCGACGTCTATTCGATGCGCCAGCCGATCGGCATCGCCGCCGGTATCACGCCGTTCAACTTCCCGGCGATGATCCCGCTATGGATGTGCGCCCCCGCGATCGCGTGCGGCAACGCCTTCATCATCAAGCCGTCGGAGCGCGATCCCTCCGTGCCCGTGCGGCTTGCCGAACTGGCGCTCGAAGCCGGGCTGCCCGAGGGCATCCTGAACGTGGTGCATGGCGACAAGGTCGTGGTCGACGCGATCCTCGACCATCCCGACGTCAAGGCCGTCAGCTTCGTCGGATCGTCCGACATCGCCCAATATGTCTATGGCCGCGGCGCGGCGAACGGCAAGCGCATGCAGTGCATGGGCGGTGCCAAGAACCACGGCATCATCATGCCCGACGCCGATCTCGACCAGGCCGTGGCGGACATCGTCGGCGCCGCCTATGGCTCGGCGGGCGAGCGCTGCATGGCGCTGCCCGTGGTCGTGCCGGTGGGCGAAGAGACCGCCGACCGCCTGCGCGAAAAGCTGGTCGCCGCCATCGCCGACCTGCGCGTCGGCGTCCCCACCGATCCGGACGCGCAGTACGGCCCGGTCGTCAGCGCGGCGCACAAGGCGCGTGTCGAGGCCTATATCCAGATGGCGATCGACGAAGGCTCGGAGCTCGTCGTCGATGGGCGCGGGCTTTCGCTCCAGGGGTATGAGGACGGCTATTTCATGGGGCCGACGCTGCTCGACCGCGTCACGCCCACCATGCGCAGCTACAATGAGGAGATTTTCGGCCCGGTGCTCCAGATGCTGCGCGCGTCGAGCTTCGAGGAAGCCGTCTCCTACCCGACCGGGCATCAATACGGCAACGGCGTGGCGCTGTTCACGCGCAACGGCGACCTCGCGCGCAAATTCATGAGCAGCGTCGAAGTCGGCATGGTCGGCATCAACGTGCCGATCCCCGTGCCGGTCGCCTATCACAGCTTTGGCGGGTGGAAGCGCTCGGGCTTTGGCGACCTCAACCAATATGGCATGGACGGCATCCGCTTCTACACGCGGACCAAGACCGTCACGCAGCGCTGGCCGAGCGGCGGCGCGGTGCTCGACCAGAGCTTCGTGATCCCGACGATGCGCTGA
- a CDS encoding LysR family transcriptional regulator has translation MLDWDDLRLFLSVARDGSFVASGRRLGLNHTTLARRLTALEHSLGTRLFDRSPRGVQPTRAGSELLDHAERIEAEVMAAGRSLAGQEQQVSGTVRLATPEAFGTFFVAPRVHLFAARHPGIELELVPESRTVSLSKREADVAIGLHRPDQGRLRAARLVDYRIGLYASQDLLARTGPVATVADLRDRPFISYIEEMIDLPELRNLDRSLAQRCVFRSSSVAAQMAAVVSGLGFGLLHCFAVTPEMRLVRVLASEVEVIRSYWMIYHADLAQVPRIRAVADFLTEQVRARGTQF, from the coding sequence ATGCTCGATTGGGACGATCTCCGCCTGTTCCTGTCGGTGGCGCGCGATGGCAGCTTCGTCGCGAGCGGTCGCAGGCTCGGGCTCAACCACACGACGCTGGCCCGGCGGTTGACCGCGCTCGAGCACTCGCTGGGCACGCGGCTGTTCGATCGTTCGCCGCGCGGGGTCCAGCCGACGCGGGCGGGAAGCGAACTGCTCGACCATGCCGAGCGGATCGAGGCCGAAGTGATGGCTGCCGGGCGCAGCCTTGCGGGGCAGGAGCAGCAGGTGTCGGGGACCGTCCGGCTGGCCACGCCCGAGGCATTCGGCACGTTCTTCGTGGCACCGCGGGTCCATCTGTTCGCAGCCCGCCATCCGGGCATCGAGCTCGAACTGGTGCCCGAATCGCGGACCGTGAGCCTGTCGAAGCGCGAAGCCGATGTCGCGATCGGGTTGCATCGTCCCGACCAGGGGCGACTCCGCGCGGCACGGCTCGTCGATTACCGCATCGGGCTGTATGCGTCGCAGGACCTGCTGGCGCGCACCGGTCCGGTTGCCACCGTCGCCGATCTGCGCGACCGGCCCTTCATCTCGTATATCGAGGAGATGATCGACCTGCCCGAACTGCGCAATCTGGACCGATCGCTGGCGCAGCGCTGCGTGTTCCGCTCGAGTTCGGTCGCGGCGCAGATGGCGGCGGTCGTCTCCGGTCTCGGTTTCGGGCTGCTCCATTGTTTCGCGGTGACGCCCGAGATGCGGCTGGTGCGTGTGCTGGCGAGCGAGGTGGAGGTGATCCGCAGCTATTGGATGATCTACCATGCCGATCTGGCGCAGGTGCCCCGGATTCGCGCGGTCGCCGATTTCCTGACCGAGCAGGTGCGCGCGCGTGGCACGCAGTTTTGA
- a CDS encoding NAD(P)/FAD-dependent oxidoreductase, with protein sequence MHEDVDVLIVGAGHAGAACAIALRQGKFDGTILVIGAEPELPYERPPLSKEYLAGDKPFERLLIRPAGFWAERDVAFRLGTRVTAIDGSAHSVTTDAGDTIGYRHLVWATGGAPRRLTCDGHDLTGVHTVRDRADADRMMAELPRVEHVVVIGGGYIGLEAAAVLAKFGKKVVLLEALDRVLARVAGEPLSRFFEAEHRAHGVEVRLGAAVDCILGEDRVTGVRLSDGEVLRADMVIVGIGIVPAVEPLLAAGAEGGNGVAVDGQCRTSLPDIFAIGDCALHANRFAGGASIRVESVQNANDQAAVAAKAILGQPVAYEAVPWFWSNQYDIKLQTVGLSIGYDLAVVRGDTASRSFTVAYLKQGRVIALDCVNAVKDYVQGRKLVTEGNSVDVARLADPAVPLKELAG encoded by the coding sequence ATGCATGAAGACGTGGACGTTCTGATCGTTGGTGCCGGCCATGCCGGTGCCGCCTGTGCGATTGCCCTGCGCCAGGGCAAGTTCGACGGGACCATCCTGGTGATCGGCGCCGAGCCCGAGCTTCCCTATGAGCGGCCGCCGCTCTCGAAGGAGTATCTGGCCGGCGACAAGCCGTTCGAGCGCCTGTTGATCCGCCCGGCGGGCTTCTGGGCAGAGCGCGACGTCGCGTTCCGGCTCGGCACCCGCGTGACCGCGATCGACGGATCGGCGCACAGCGTCACCACCGATGCGGGCGACACTATCGGGTATCGCCATCTCGTCTGGGCCACGGGCGGCGCGCCGCGGCGGCTGACCTGCGATGGGCATGACCTGACCGGCGTCCACACCGTCCGCGACCGCGCCGACGCCGATCGGATGATGGCCGAATTGCCCCGGGTCGAGCATGTCGTCGTGATCGGCGGCGGCTATATCGGGCTCGAGGCGGCGGCGGTGCTCGCCAAATTCGGCAAGAAGGTCGTGCTGCTCGAAGCGCTCGACCGCGTGCTGGCACGCGTCGCCGGCGAGCCGCTGTCGCGCTTCTTCGAAGCCGAGCATCGCGCGCACGGCGTCGAGGTCCGGCTGGGCGCGGCGGTCGACTGCATCCTCGGCGAGGATCGGGTGACCGGCGTGCGGCTGTCCGACGGCGAAGTGCTGCGGGCCGATATGGTGATCGTCGGCATCGGCATCGTTCCCGCAGTCGAACCGCTGCTCGCCGCGGGTGCGGAGGGCGGCAACGGCGTGGCGGTCGATGGCCAGTGCCGGACGAGCCTGCCCGATATCTTCGCGATCGGCGATTGTGCGCTCCACGCCAATCGCTTTGCCGGCGGCGCGTCGATCCGCGTCGAATCGGTGCAGAACGCCAACGACCAGGCGGCGGTGGCCGCCAAGGCGATCCTGGGCCAGCCGGTGGCGTATGAGGCGGTCCCATGGTTCTGGTCGAACCAATATGACATCAAGCTCCAGACGGTCGGGCTGTCGATCGGCTATGACCTCGCCGTGGTGCGCGGCGATACGGCGAGCCGCAGCTTCACCGTCGCCTATCTGAAGCAGGGCAGGGTGATCGCGCTCGATTGCGTCAATGCGGTCAAGGACTATGTCCAGGGCCGCAAGCTCGTGACCGAGGGCAATTCGGTGGACGTCGCCCGGCTCGCCGATCCGGCAGTGCCGCTGAAGGAACTCGCCGGATAG
- a CDS encoding methylenetetrahydrofolate reductase has translation MIEAPVPGTNKTCGLIDRWSVEITAKDADRLEEAAALVPPGTKVPVTFLPGETFEARVATARRVRELGFVPIPHISARRLHSEAELRDFLAALRREVGNDHCFVVAGDPPEPLGPYPDALSLIRSGMLAEHGIKRVGISGYPEGHADIGNDKIWQATRDKRDLLLQGGHDFAIVTQFGFNAAPMLAWVEQVRDAGIDATIRLGIPGPASVKRLLGFAARCGVAASASVMAKYGLSVTRLLSNAGPDRLVEELAERFDPARHGDVLLHLYPFGGLRATAEWVRDFQARHGCAIGG, from the coding sequence ATGATCGAAGCGCCGGTGCCCGGTACAAACAAGACCTGCGGGTTGATCGACCGCTGGTCGGTCGAGATCACGGCCAAGGATGCCGATCGGCTCGAAGAGGCGGCGGCGCTGGTCCCGCCGGGGACGAAGGTGCCCGTAACCTTCCTTCCCGGCGAGACCTTCGAGGCGCGGGTGGCGACGGCGCGCCGCGTCAGGGAACTGGGCTTCGTGCCGATCCCGCACATCTCGGCACGGCGGCTCCATTCCGAGGCCGAGCTGCGCGATTTCCTGGCGGCGCTCCGGCGCGAGGTCGGCAACGACCATTGCTTCGTCGTCGCGGGCGATCCGCCCGAGCCGCTCGGCCCCTATCCCGACGCGCTGTCGCTGATCCGTTCGGGGATGCTCGCCGAACACGGCATCAAGCGCGTCGGCATATCGGGCTATCCCGAGGGCCATGCCGATATCGGCAACGACAAGATCTGGCAGGCGACGCGCGACAAGCGCGACCTGCTGCTCCAGGGCGGGCATGATTTCGCGATCGTCACCCAATTCGGGTTCAACGCGGCGCCGATGCTCGCATGGGTCGAGCAGGTTCGCGATGCGGGCATCGACGCGACGATCCGGCTGGGCATTCCGGGCCCCGCCAGCGTCAAGCGGCTGCTGGGCTTCGCCGCGCGCTGCGGGGTTGCCGCGTCGGCGTCGGTGATGGCGAAATACGGGCTGTCGGTAACGCGGTTGCTGTCGAACGCCGGCCCGGACCGGCTGGTCGAGGAACTGGCCGAGCGCTTCGATCCCGCGCGGCACGGCGACGTCCTGCTCCATCTCTACCCCTTTGGCGGCCTCCGCGCGACCGCCGAGTGGGTGCGTGACTTCCAGGCCCGGCACGGCTGCGCTATCGGCGGATAG
- the desA gene encoding syringate O-demethylase, whose protein sequence is MSNLEQVIGEAGDIVALLRNQQTGPNAYPGVPAEYSNWREEQWAWQHGAVLFNQSYHMVDLAIEGPDAFALLNYLGVNSFKGFTVDKAKQWVPVTPEGYVIGDGILFYLAENAFSLVGRAPCIEWIEYHVATGKWDVTLDRDERTAMRSDGKRKNYRFQVQGPDAFKVMNNAVGGEVPQLKFFNMTTLQIAGKNVRALRHGMAGQPGYELFGPWEDYQAVHSALVEAGAPVGMKLVGGRTYSSNTLESGWIPSPLPAVYTGESLKAYREWLPATSYEAKASIGGSFVGASIEDYYLTPWDLGYGPFVKFDHDFIGREALEKKAEGPHRRKVTLALDNEDVLRVMSSMFSKGDRAKFMEFPSAVYSMHPYDSVLVDGQTVGLSTWIGYSWNEGRMLTLAMVDERYAEPGTEVTLLWGEPDSGTRKPTVERHVQTEIKATVSPVPYSEVARDAYAESWRTKQPA, encoded by the coding sequence ATGAGCAATCTTGAACAGGTTATCGGCGAGGCCGGCGACATCGTCGCGCTGCTGCGCAACCAGCAGACCGGCCCCAATGCCTATCCCGGCGTGCCCGCCGAATATTCCAATTGGCGCGAGGAGCAATGGGCCTGGCAGCACGGCGCGGTGCTGTTCAACCAGTCCTACCACATGGTCGACCTCGCGATCGAGGGACCGGACGCCTTCGCGCTGCTCAACTATCTCGGCGTAAACAGCTTCAAGGGCTTCACCGTCGACAAGGCGAAGCAGTGGGTCCCGGTGACGCCCGAAGGCTATGTCATCGGCGACGGCATCCTGTTCTATCTCGCCGAGAATGCGTTCAGCCTCGTCGGTCGCGCGCCGTGCATCGAGTGGATCGAATATCATGTCGCCACCGGCAAGTGGGACGTCACGCTCGATCGCGACGAGCGCACTGCGATGCGCAGCGACGGCAAGCGCAAAAACTATCGCTTCCAGGTCCAGGGCCCGGACGCGTTCAAGGTGATGAACAACGCCGTCGGCGGCGAAGTGCCTCAGCTCAAGTTCTTCAACATGACCACGCTGCAAATCGCCGGCAAGAACGTGCGCGCGCTGCGCCACGGCATGGCGGGGCAGCCGGGCTATGAGCTGTTCGGGCCGTGGGAAGACTATCAGGCAGTCCACAGCGCGCTGGTCGAGGCCGGCGCGCCGGTCGGCATGAAGCTGGTCGGCGGACGCACCTATTCGTCGAACACGCTCGAATCGGGCTGGATCCCGTCGCCGCTGCCCGCGGTCTATACCGGCGAAAGCCTCAAGGCCTATCGCGAGTGGCTGCCCGCCACCTCCTACGAGGCCAAGGCATCGATCGGCGGCAGCTTCGTCGGCGCCAGCATCGAGGACTATTATCTGACGCCCTGGGACCTCGGCTATGGCCCGTTCGTCAAGTTCGACCATGATTTCATCGGTCGCGAGGCGCTGGAGAAAAAGGCCGAGGGGCCGCACCGCCGAAAGGTCACGCTGGCGCTCGACAACGAGGACGTGCTGCGCGTGATGAGCTCGATGTTCAGCAAGGGCGACCGCGCCAAGTTCATGGAGTTCCCCTCGGCGGTCTATTCGATGCATCCGTATGACAGCGTGCTGGTCGACGGCCAGACGGTCGGCCTGTCGACCTGGATCGGCTATAGCTGGAACGAGGGCCGCATGCTCACGCTGGCGATGGTCGACGAGCGCTATGCCGAGCCCGGCACCGAAGTCACTCTGCTGTGGGGCGAGCCCGATAGCGGCACGCGCAAGCCCACGGTCGAGCGCCACGTCCAGACCGAGATCAAGGCGACCGTCAGCCCGGTTCCCTATTCGGAAGTCGCCCGCGACGCCTATGCCGAGAGCTGGCGCACCAAGCAGCCCGCCTGA
- a CDS encoding alpha/beta fold hydrolase, with the protein MSANITPLLLLPGLWCDSTIWAPQCVALADFAPIVADYGDARTLPEMAARALAAAPPRFALAGHSMGARVALEIVDQAPERVERLALLDTGVHPVAAGEAEKRHALCDLGRTRGVEALIDAWLPPMLLPAHRDVPAIAGPLRAMCRRAGLAQFEAQIEALLARADRRDLLPTIAVPTLVGVGRDDTWSPVAQHREIADAIPGSTFTIFEDSGHMAPVEAADSVTAALRRWLEPSDQDPVRGRT; encoded by the coding sequence ATGAGTGCGAACATAACTCCCCTCCTGCTGCTGCCCGGCCTGTGGTGCGATTCGACGATCTGGGCGCCGCAATGCGTCGCGCTCGCGGACTTTGCGCCGATCGTCGCAGACTATGGCGATGCCCGCACGCTCCCAGAAATGGCCGCCCGTGCGCTCGCCGCGGCGCCGCCGCGATTCGCGCTCGCGGGGCATTCGATGGGCGCCCGCGTCGCGCTGGAGATCGTCGATCAGGCGCCCGAGCGCGTCGAGCGGCTCGCGCTGCTCGATACCGGCGTGCACCCGGTTGCGGCTGGCGAGGCCGAGAAGCGCCATGCGCTGTGCGACCTGGGGCGGACGCGCGGAGTCGAGGCGCTGATCGACGCATGGCTGCCGCCGATGCTGCTTCCCGCGCATCGCGACGTGCCGGCGATTGCCGGGCCCCTGCGCGCAATGTGCCGCCGCGCCGGGCTGGCGCAGTTCGAGGCGCAGATCGAGGCGCTGCTGGCGCGTGCCGACCGGCGCGACCTGCTGCCGACGATCGCGGTGCCAACGCTGGTCGGTGTCGGGCGCGACGACACATGGAGCCCGGTGGCGCAGCATCGCGAGATCGCCGACGCCATCCCCGGCAGCACCTTCACGATTTTCGAAGACAGCGGCCACATGGCCCCCGTCGAAGCGGCAGATTCGGTCACTGCGGCGCTGCGCCGCTGGCTCGAACCATCGGATCAGGATCCAGTGAGAGGACGAACATGA